Proteins encoded by one window of Winogradskyella sp. PG-2:
- a CDS encoding DUF3575 domain-containing protein — translation MKKTILCVTIMLFAICNVNAQDSPDNDLPKTSEISTNLLDLVVAGTLNFNYERLFKQNQSLYLGVNLFDTYGYYDAGYIEESTALSFNAAYFIYFSKEKDHAGFFFYPQLKLRTGEVTVSDYYYYDDVINSTVENEFTYDVGGFSAGFGIGHKWMFSNKFTLTLKGDIARNLGNFDTDYLENIELRFGVNFGYRF, via the coding sequence ATGAAAAAGACTATTTTATGTGTGACAATTATGTTGTTCGCAATTTGTAATGTTAATGCTCAAGACTCACCTGATAATGATCTTCCTAAAACATCTGAAATCTCAACAAACCTTTTAGACTTAGTTGTTGCTGGTACTTTAAACTTTAATTATGAGCGCTTATTTAAACAGAATCAGTCCCTTTATTTAGGCGTTAATCTTTTTGATACTTATGGCTATTACGATGCTGGTTATATTGAAGAAAGTACTGCATTAAGTTTTAATGCCGCTTATTTTATTTACTTCTCAAAGGAGAAAGACCATGCAGGTTTTTTCTTTTATCCGCAATTAAAATTGAGGACTGGTGAAGTTACTGTAAGTGATTATTATTACTATGATGATGTAATTAACTCAACAGTTGAAAATGAATTTACATATGATGTTGGTGGATTTTCAGCAGGCTTTGGTATAGGGCATAAATGGATGTTTAGTAATAAATTCACTTTAACATTAAAAGGGGATATTGCTAGAAATTTAGGGAATTTTGATACCGATTATTTAGAGAATATCGAATTACGATTTGGTGTTAACTTTGGGTATCGTTTCTAG
- a CDS encoding DUF6705 family protein — MKNLIRLIFITIGLVSCKAQTIIKPMGSDEFCRRNPDCYEKDVNNEFDKFVGEWKYLSGNTEINFKLKKEEHYRISNETNYEDLLVGEYQYIKNGIEKINTLSDFDNSAISGYEHNISGGVFVYRTITECIDNSSSQEIKIELMISNPIDNLIEGRIILRYVNEDNIEKLQVCIYDYTTLADDANARIDIPDGYYEFLKQ, encoded by the coding sequence ATGAAAAACTTAATTAGATTAATATTCATTACTATAGGTCTAGTGTCTTGTAAGGCGCAGACTATTATCAAACCTATGGGGAGTGATGAATTTTGTAGAAGAAATCCGGATTGCTATGAAAAAGATGTCAACAATGAATTTGACAAATTTGTAGGGGAATGGAAATATCTAAGCGGTAATACTGAAATAAATTTCAAATTGAAAAAAGAAGAACATTATAGAATATCTAATGAAACTAATTATGAGGATTTATTAGTTGGTGAATACCAATACATCAAAAATGGCATAGAAAAAATCAACACGTTATCTGACTTTGACAATTCTGCAATTTCTGGTTATGAGCATAATATTAGTGGTGGTGTTTTTGTATATCGTACAATAACAGAATGTATTGATAATAGTAGCAGCCAAGAAATAAAAATTGAGTTAATGATATCTAATCCAATAGACAATTTAATTGAAGGGCGTATTATTTTAAGGTATGTAAATGAAGACAATATAGAAAAGTTACAAGTCTGTATCTATGATTATACAACGCTTGCTGATGATGCAAATGCTAGAATAGATATACCAGATGGGTATTATGAGTTTTTAAAGCAATAA
- a CDS encoding glycine--tRNA ligase, whose translation MANDDKFKKVISHAKEYGYVFQSSEIYDGLSAVYDYAQNGAELKKNILDYWWKAMVQMHDNIVGIDAAIFMHPTTWKASGHVDAFNDPLIDNKDSKKRYRADVLVEDFREKILQKINKDITKAEKRFGDAFNEAEFRSTNGNVLRRQKQIDDITVELTRVQEESDLEGFKQLILDLGIVCPVSGSKNWTDVKQFNLMFGTKLGASAESAMDLYLRPETAQGIFVNFLNVQKTGRMKIPFGIAQTGKAFRNEIVARQFIFRMREFEQMEMQFFIKPGTQKGWFDYWKEARLKWHKSLGLGEENYRFHDHEKLAHYADAATDIEFNFPFGFKELEGIHSRTDFDLKQHEEFSGKKLQYFDHEEKASYTPYVLETSIGLDRMFLAVFSNALVEEELEDGKTRTVLKLPAVLAPAKAAIFPLVKKDGLPEVAKKIVEDLKWDFNVIYEEKDTVGKRYRRQDAAGTPFCITVDHDTLKDNTVTIRHRDTMEQKRVKIEDLKDLIKAEVDVKHWLMRM comes from the coding sequence ATGGCAAATGACGACAAATTCAAAAAAGTAATCTCTCATGCAAAGGAGTATGGTTACGTATTTCAGAGTAGTGAAATCTATGATGGCTTAAGTGCTGTATATGATTATGCGCAAAATGGAGCAGAACTAAAGAAAAATATACTTGACTATTGGTGGAAAGCCATGGTACAAATGCATGATAACATTGTAGGTATTGATGCCGCAATTTTTATGCATCCTACAACTTGGAAGGCTTCTGGACACGTTGATGCTTTTAATGACCCTTTAATTGATAACAAGGATTCTAAAAAGCGTTATAGAGCAGATGTTTTAGTTGAGGATTTTAGAGAAAAGATTTTACAAAAAATAAATAAAGACATTACCAAAGCAGAAAAGCGTTTTGGCGATGCTTTTAATGAGGCTGAATTTAGATCTACGAATGGTAATGTTCTACGTCGCCAAAAACAAATAGATGACATTACAGTTGAATTAACAAGAGTACAAGAAGAGAGCGATTTAGAAGGCTTTAAACAACTCATTTTAGACCTAGGAATTGTATGCCCTGTTTCAGGAAGTAAGAACTGGACAGATGTGAAGCAATTCAATCTTATGTTTGGTACTAAATTAGGTGCTAGTGCAGAAAGTGCTATGGACTTATACTTAAGACCAGAAACTGCTCAAGGTATATTTGTTAATTTCTTAAACGTTCAGAAAACAGGACGTATGAAAATTCCTTTTGGTATTGCTCAAACAGGAAAAGCGTTTAGAAACGAGATTGTAGCAAGACAATTTATTTTTAGAATGCGTGAGTTTGAACAAATGGAAATGCAGTTCTTCATTAAACCAGGTACTCAAAAAGGATGGTTTGATTATTGGAAAGAAGCACGTTTAAAATGGCATAAATCTCTTGGATTAGGTGAAGAAAATTACCGTTTTCACGATCATGAAAAATTAGCACACTACGCAGATGCTGCAACAGATATAGAGTTTAATTTCCCGTTTGGTTTCAAAGAATTAGAAGGTATCCATTCTCGTACAGACTTTGATTTAAAGCAACACGAAGAATTTTCTGGTAAAAAACTTCAGTATTTTGATCATGAAGAAAAAGCAAGCTATACACCATACGTATTAGAAACATCTATAGGTTTAGATCGTATGTTCTTAGCTGTATTTTCAAACGCTTTAGTTGAAGAAGAATTAGAAGACGGTAAAACACGTACTGTTTTAAAATTACCTGCTGTATTGGCACCTGCAAAAGCTGCAATATTTCCTTTAGTAAAAAAGGACGGATTACCAGAAGTTGCTAAGAAAATTGTTGAAGATCTTAAATGGGATTTTAACGTTATCTATGAAGAAAAAGATACCGTTGGTAAACGTTATAGAAGACAAGATGCTGCCGGAACCCCATTCTGTATTACAGTAGACCACGATACTTTAAAAGACAATACTGTTACGATTCGTCATAGAGACACTATGGAACAGAAACGAGTAAAAATAGAAGATTTAAAAGATTTAATTAAAGCAGAAGTTGATGTGAAACATTGGCTGATGAGGATGTAG
- a CDS encoding ComF family protein: MNLFFPEVCEACNNSLSDNELVICTNCRHQLPVTNFHFDNSEAVKKIIYGRVKLENATALLHFSKKGIVQQLLHNLKYRGHQQISGFFGKWLGAELSTTKDYRIIDVVIPVPLYKTKLRKRGYNQVTKFGIEIAKALKADYNDTVLVKTKSSTTQVFKGRLTRWNDDGALFSITERESLKGKHILLVDDIITTGATVEACASVLLKIDNIKLSLATMAIAD, translated from the coding sequence TTGAACTTATTCTTTCCTGAAGTCTGTGAAGCTTGTAATAATAGTTTGTCAGATAATGAATTAGTTATATGTACAAATTGCCGACACCAATTACCAGTAACGAATTTTCATTTTGATAATTCTGAAGCTGTCAAAAAGATAATTTATGGTCGTGTAAAACTAGAAAACGCCACAGCGTTATTGCACTTTTCTAAAAAAGGAATTGTTCAACAGTTGCTTCATAATTTAAAGTATAGAGGTCATCAACAAATTAGTGGGTTTTTTGGAAAATGGTTAGGTGCAGAATTGAGTACTACTAAAGACTATAGAATCATAGATGTTGTAATCCCTGTTCCATTGTATAAGACTAAATTGAGAAAACGAGGTTATAATCAGGTAACAAAATTTGGGATTGAAATTGCGAAAGCTCTAAAAGCAGACTATAATGACACTGTTTTAGTGAAGACAAAATCATCAACAACGCAAGTATTTAAAGGACGTTTAACTCGCTGGAATGATGATGGAGCACTTTTTAGTATCACTGAAAGAGAATCTTTAAAAGGAAAACATATTTTATTAGTAGATGATATTATTACCACAGGTGCAACAGTAGAGGCTTGCGCTTCGGTTTTGTTAAAAATTGATAATATTAAGTTAAGTCTTGCAACGATGGCAATTGCAGATTGA